From one Amycolatopsis sp. FDAARGOS 1241 genomic stretch:
- the secG gene encoding preprotein translocase subunit SecG codes for MKLFLQILLIASSVLLVVAVLLHRGRGGGLSSLFGGGMQSSLSGSSVAEKNLDRITLLLGAIWLISIVGLGLLLKV; via the coding sequence ATGAAGCTGTTCCTGCAAATCCTGTTGATCGCCTCCAGCGTCCTGCTGGTCGTGGCTGTGCTGCTCCACCGGGGCCGGGGTGGCGGTCTGTCGTCGCTCTTCGGTGGCGGTATGCAGTCCAGCCTCTCGGGGTCGAGCGTGGCCGAGAAGAACCTCGACCGGATCACGCTGCTGCTGGGTGCCATCTGGCTGATCAGCATCGTCGGCCTCGGCCTGCTGCTCAAGGTCTGA
- the tpiA gene encoding triose-phosphate isomerase, with protein MARKPLIVGNWKMNLNHLEAIALVQKIAFALPEKYYAKVDVAVLPPFTDIRSVQTLTDGDKLSLTYGAQDLSPHDSGAYTGDVSGPMLAKLGCTFVAIGHSERREYHAETDDLICRKVRAALKHGITPILCVGENLEIREAGEHHAHATRQLLEGLKGLKPDQVKNVVVAYEPVWAIGTGKVATPADAEEVCKTIRTVLAEKYGDEIASAVRVLYGGSVKSGNVGELVACENIDGALVGGASLDGDEFTKLCALAAGGPLP; from the coding sequence GTGGCACGCAAGCCGTTGATCGTCGGCAACTGGAAGATGAACCTGAACCACCTCGAGGCCATCGCGCTGGTTCAGAAGATCGCCTTCGCCCTGCCGGAGAAGTACTACGCGAAGGTGGACGTCGCGGTGCTGCCGCCGTTCACGGACATCCGCAGCGTGCAGACGCTCACCGACGGCGACAAACTGTCGCTCACCTACGGCGCGCAGGACCTGTCGCCGCACGACTCCGGTGCCTACACCGGCGACGTGTCGGGGCCGATGCTCGCCAAGCTGGGCTGCACGTTCGTCGCGATCGGGCACTCGGAGCGGCGCGAGTACCACGCCGAGACCGACGACCTGATCTGCCGAAAGGTGCGCGCCGCCCTCAAGCACGGGATCACGCCGATCCTGTGTGTGGGGGAGAACCTCGAGATCCGCGAGGCCGGTGAGCACCACGCGCACGCGACGAGGCAGCTGCTCGAAGGACTCAAGGGCCTGAAGCCCGACCAGGTGAAGAACGTGGTCGTGGCCTATGAGCCCGTGTGGGCCATCGGCACCGGCAAGGTGGCGACGCCGGCCGACGCCGAGGAGGTCTGCAAGACCATCCGCACGGTGCTCGCCGAGAAGTACGGCGACGAGATCGCTTCGGCCGTTCGGGTGCTTTACGGCGGTTCGGTGAAATCGGGCAACGTGGGCGAGCTGGTGGCCTGCGAGAACATCGACGGTGCTCTCGTGGGTGGCGCGAGCCTCGACGGTGACGAGTTCACCAAACTCTGCGCACTCGCGGCGGGTGGCCCGCTGCCCTGA
- the pgk gene encoding phosphoglycerate kinase: MTVKNLENLLSESVQGRYVLVRSDLNVPLDGDRITDDGRVRAAVPTIKKLADAGAKVVVTAHLGRPKGEPDPKYTLAPVAKRLGELLGTEVPLAGDLVGDSAKALVGGLADGGVALLENVRFDARETSKDAVDRSELAAELAALVPGGAFVSDGFGVVHRKQASVYEIAAVLPAYAGGLVLAELDVLKKLTDDVKRPYVVVLGGAKVSDKLGVIANLLTKVDRLLIGGGMAYTFLKAQGHEVGQSLLQEDQLEQVSGFLAEAEKRGVELVLPVDVLAATEFSADAGHDVVDATAIPADRQGLDIGPRSRELFASKLADAATVFWNGPMGVFEFEAFSGGTRAVAEALVQSNAFTVVGGGDSAAAVRQLGLPEDGFSHISTGGGASLEYLEGKELPGVSALEKN, from the coding sequence ATGACGGTCAAGAACCTGGAGAACCTGCTGAGTGAGAGCGTTCAGGGCCGCTACGTGCTGGTACGCAGCGACCTGAACGTCCCGCTCGACGGGGACCGGATCACCGACGACGGCCGCGTTCGCGCCGCCGTGCCGACGATCAAGAAGCTCGCCGACGCGGGCGCGAAGGTCGTCGTCACCGCGCACCTGGGCCGGCCCAAGGGCGAACCCGACCCGAAGTACACGCTCGCGCCCGTCGCCAAGCGGCTGGGCGAGCTGCTCGGCACCGAGGTGCCGCTCGCGGGTGACCTCGTGGGCGACTCGGCCAAGGCGCTCGTCGGCGGTCTCGCCGACGGCGGTGTCGCACTGCTGGAGAACGTGCGCTTCGACGCGCGGGAGACCAGCAAGGACGCCGTCGACCGCTCCGAGCTCGCGGCGGAGCTGGCCGCGCTCGTGCCCGGCGGCGCGTTCGTGTCCGACGGGTTCGGCGTGGTGCACCGCAAGCAGGCGTCGGTCTACGAGATCGCCGCGGTGCTCCCGGCGTACGCGGGCGGCCTGGTGCTGGCCGAACTCGACGTGCTGAAGAAGCTCACCGACGACGTCAAGCGCCCCTACGTGGTGGTGCTCGGCGGCGCGAAGGTGTCGGACAAGCTCGGCGTGATCGCCAACCTGCTGACCAAGGTCGACCGCCTGCTCATCGGCGGTGGCATGGCGTACACCTTCCTCAAGGCCCAGGGCCACGAGGTCGGCCAGTCGCTGCTGCAGGAGGACCAGCTCGAGCAGGTGTCCGGTTTCCTCGCCGAGGCCGAGAAGCGCGGCGTCGAGCTCGTGCTCCCGGTCGACGTGCTGGCCGCGACGGAGTTCTCGGCCGACGCCGGGCACGACGTCGTCGACGCCACGGCCATCCCGGCCGACCGCCAGGGTCTCGACATCGGCCCGCGCAGCCGTGAGCTGTTCGCCTCCAAGCTGGCCGACGCGGCGACCGTGTTCTGGAACGGGCCGATGGGCGTGTTCGAGTTCGAGGCGTTCTCGGGCGGCACCCGTGCCGTGGCCGAGGCGCTCGTGCAGAGCAACGCGTTCACCGTGGTCGGCGGCGGTGACTCGGCGGCCGCGGTGCGGCAGCTGGGTCTGCCCGAGGACGGGTTCTCCCACATCTCCACGGGCGGCGGTGCTTCACTGGAGTACCTCGAGGGCAAGGAACTGCCCGGCGTCTCTGCGTTGGAGAAGAACTAG
- the gap gene encoding type I glyceraldehyde-3-phosphate dehydrogenase, whose translation MTVRVGVNGFGRIGRNFFRAVKASGHDIEVVAFNDLGDVATMAHLLKYDSVLGRFPGEVSLSDEGIVVDGTTIKALAERDPANLPWGELGVDVVVESTGFFTNADAAKAHIAGGAKKVIISAPAKGEDLTVVLGVNDDKYDGSQVIISNASCTTNCLGPLAKVLQDAFGIEQGLMTTIHAYTQDQNLQDAPHKDLRRARAAAINIVPTSTGAAKAIGLVLPELNGKLDGYALRVPVPTGSTTDLTVTLTKSATLEEVNAAYKAAAEGPLAGILRYNEDPIVSSDIVTDPASCIYDAPLTKVIGNQVKVVGWYDNEWGYSNRLADLVKLVGSKLA comes from the coding sequence GTGACCGTTCGCGTAGGTGTCAACGGCTTCGGCCGGATCGGCCGCAACTTCTTCCGCGCCGTGAAGGCGAGCGGCCACGACATCGAGGTGGTCGCGTTCAACGACCTCGGCGACGTCGCCACGATGGCCCACCTGCTCAAGTACGACTCCGTCCTGGGCCGGTTCCCCGGTGAGGTGTCGCTGTCCGACGAGGGCATCGTCGTCGACGGCACGACCATCAAGGCGCTGGCGGAGCGCGACCCGGCGAACCTGCCGTGGGGCGAGCTGGGCGTGGACGTCGTCGTCGAGTCGACCGGCTTCTTCACCAACGCCGACGCCGCCAAGGCGCACATCGCCGGCGGGGCCAAGAAGGTCATCATCTCCGCGCCCGCCAAGGGCGAGGACCTCACCGTGGTGCTGGGCGTCAACGACGACAAGTACGACGGTTCGCAGGTCATCATCTCGAACGCGTCCTGCACCACCAACTGCCTCGGCCCGCTGGCCAAGGTCCTGCAGGACGCGTTCGGCATCGAGCAGGGCCTGATGACCACCATCCACGCGTACACGCAGGACCAGAACCTGCAGGACGCCCCGCACAAGGACCTGCGCCGGGCCCGCGCCGCCGCGATCAACATCGTGCCGACCTCCACTGGCGCCGCGAAGGCCATCGGCCTGGTGCTGCCGGAGCTCAACGGCAAGCTCGACGGCTACGCGCTGCGCGTGCCGGTTCCGACCGGCTCGACCACCGACCTGACCGTGACGCTCACCAAGAGCGCCACCCTCGAAGAGGTCAACGCCGCGTACAAGGCGGCCGCCGAGGGCCCGCTGGCCGGCATCCTGCGCTACAACGAGGACCCGATCGTGTCCTCGGACATCGTCACCGACCCGGCGTCCTGCATCTACGACGCGCCGCTGACCAAGGTCATCGGCAACCAGGTCAAGGTCGTCGGCTGGTACGACAACGAGTGGGGCTACTCCAACCGCCTCGCCGACCTGGTCAAGCTCGTCGGCTCGAAGCTCGCCTGA
- a CDS encoding winged helix DNA-binding domain-containing protein, which produces MKISLAQRRARLGVRHRLATPSATVEDAAAGVVALHATDPASVYLAAWARTPAGTDVVGEVERALYEDRTLVRLLGMRRTVFVLDVATAALVQAGCAADIAVRQRKLLEQHLGTIGHPTNVEDPPRWLADVAVSVEKALRARGSATAQELAGDEPRLRQQLHMAKGKPYGAIGNVTSRVLFQLAVEGRIVRGRPRGSWLSTQYVWAPLDGWLPGGLPEVPAAEARAELARRWLHAFGPAPVSDLRWWTGWTATQTKQALAAVDTTDVDLDGEPGLVLSDDLGPVPEPEPWVALLPALDPTAMGWSARDWYVGPHRAALFDRSGNIGPTVWADGRVVGAWAQQPSGEIALRLLEDPGRERTAAVEAEAARLQTWLGETRVVPKFRTPVERELSGGG; this is translated from the coding sequence GTGAAGATCTCCCTCGCGCAGCGCCGGGCCCGGCTCGGGGTGCGCCACCGCCTCGCGACTCCGTCGGCGACGGTCGAGGACGCCGCGGCCGGTGTCGTCGCCCTGCACGCGACCGACCCGGCGTCGGTGTACCTCGCCGCGTGGGCCCGCACGCCCGCCGGGACCGATGTCGTGGGTGAAGTCGAGCGCGCGCTGTACGAAGACCGCACCCTGGTGCGGCTGCTCGGCATGCGCCGCACGGTGTTCGTGCTCGACGTCGCCACGGCGGCGCTCGTGCAGGCCGGCTGCGCGGCCGACATCGCCGTGCGGCAACGGAAACTGCTCGAACAGCACCTCGGCACCATCGGGCACCCCACCAACGTCGAGGATCCGCCGCGGTGGCTCGCCGACGTCGCCGTGAGCGTCGAAAAAGCCTTGCGCGCCAGAGGATCCGCGACCGCGCAGGAGCTGGCAGGCGACGAACCGCGCCTGCGTCAGCAGCTGCACATGGCGAAGGGCAAGCCGTACGGCGCGATCGGCAACGTCACGAGCCGCGTGCTCTTCCAGCTCGCGGTCGAGGGCCGCATCGTGCGCGGGCGGCCGCGCGGCAGCTGGCTGAGCACCCAGTACGTCTGGGCCCCGCTCGACGGCTGGCTCCCGGGCGGCCTCCCGGAGGTGCCGGCCGCCGAGGCCCGCGCGGAGCTGGCTCGCCGCTGGCTCCACGCGTTCGGCCCGGCGCCTGTCTCCGACCTCCGCTGGTGGACCGGCTGGACGGCCACGCAGACGAAACAGGCCCTCGCGGCCGTCGACACCACCGACGTCGACCTCGACGGCGAACCCGGGCTCGTCCTCTCCGACGACCTCGGCCCCGTCCCCGAACCGGAACCGTGGGTCGCCCTGCTGCCCGCCCTCGACCCGACGGCGATGGGCTGGTCCGCCCGCGACTGGTACGTCGGTCCCCACCGCGCCGCCCTCTTCGACCGCAGCGGCAACATCGGCCCCACGGTATGGGCGGACGGCCGCGTCGTGGGCGCTTGGGCGCAGCAGCCGTCCGGCGAGATCGCGCTGCGGTTGCTCGAAGACCCCGGACGCGAGCGGACAGCCGCGGTGGAGGCCGAAGCCGCCCGCCTGCAGACGTGGCTCGGCGAGACGCGGGTCGTGCCCAAGTTCCGCACTCCCGTGGAACGGGAGCTGTCGGGCGGCGGGTGA
- a CDS encoding LysE family translocator — protein MVTPAHLVAFAALTFLMVVVPGPSVLFTISRALTVGRRDALLTVLGNAAGVYTQVVAVAFGLGAVVTTSAAVFTAIKLAGALYLVYLGIQAIRKRRKLADAMAASVRTTPGRTLSVLRVGFVVGFANPKSIVFLAALLPQFVDPAAGSVPAQMLLLGICLPAIALATDSAWALVAGTARTWFARSPRRLELVGGTGGLVMIGLGATLAFTGRKD, from the coding sequence ATGGTCACCCCGGCGCACCTCGTGGCCTTCGCCGCGCTGACGTTCCTCATGGTCGTCGTCCCCGGCCCCAGCGTGCTGTTCACCATCAGCCGCGCGCTGACCGTCGGGCGCCGCGATGCGCTGCTCACCGTCCTCGGCAACGCCGCGGGCGTGTACACGCAGGTGGTGGCCGTCGCGTTCGGGCTGGGCGCGGTCGTGACGACATCGGCCGCCGTGTTCACCGCGATCAAGCTCGCGGGTGCGCTGTACCTCGTCTACCTGGGCATCCAGGCCATTCGCAAGCGCCGCAAGCTCGCCGACGCGATGGCGGCCTCCGTGCGCACCACGCCGGGTCGCACGCTGTCCGTCCTGCGTGTCGGCTTCGTCGTCGGCTTCGCCAACCCGAAGTCGATCGTGTTCCTGGCCGCGCTGCTCCCCCAGTTCGTCGATCCGGCCGCCGGGTCGGTGCCCGCGCAGATGCTGCTGCTCGGCATCTGCCTCCCGGCCATCGCTCTGGCCACCGACAGCGCGTGGGCCCTTGTCGCCGGGACGGCACGCACCTGGTTCGCCCGCTCGCCCCGCCGCCTCGAACTCGTGGGCGGCACCGGGGGCCTGGTGATGATCGGCCTGGGCGCGACGCTCGCGTTCACGGGACGGAAGGACTAA
- a CDS encoding TIGR03620 family F420-dependent LLM class oxidoreductase codes for MPVATGMTTLGPVGAATPAFGTTDSAAAVAEAVRLEELGYATVWVPGGQGDNGALVPELVRATRRITVVNGILSVDRVRAADVAARYRDLAATHPGRWLPGLGGAHGARPLATLSAYLDELDAVVPAAQRVLSALGPRMLELARDRARAAYPFLVTPDYVASARELLGPDTGLAVLTTVVADPDPVRARDTVRSGSLRFLAGVPGYAANFRRMGFTAADTADLSDRLIDGVTAHGDFDTVVARLREYRSAGADQVVVSLDGLPREWQRDLVTALA; via the coding sequence GTGCCGGTTGCCACCGGCATGACGACACTCGGCCCGGTGGGAGCGGCGACACCCGCGTTCGGCACGACGGACTCGGCGGCGGCGGTCGCGGAGGCGGTGCGGCTGGAGGAACTCGGCTACGCCACGGTGTGGGTGCCGGGTGGTCAGGGTGACAACGGGGCACTCGTGCCCGAACTCGTGCGCGCGACGCGGCGGATCACGGTGGTCAACGGGATCCTGTCCGTGGACCGGGTGCGCGCGGCCGACGTGGCGGCACGCTACCGCGACCTGGCGGCCACCCACCCCGGCCGCTGGCTGCCCGGCCTCGGCGGCGCCCACGGCGCCCGCCCGCTCGCCACGCTGTCGGCTTACCTCGACGAGCTGGACGCGGTGGTCCCGGCCGCGCAGCGCGTGCTGTCCGCACTGGGACCCCGCATGCTCGAACTGGCCCGCGACCGCGCTCGCGCGGCGTACCCGTTCCTCGTCACGCCGGACTACGTCGCGTCGGCCCGCGAACTGCTCGGTCCGGACACCGGCCTGGCCGTGCTCACCACGGTCGTCGCCGACCCCGATCCGGTCCGTGCCCGCGACACCGTGCGCAGCGGCTCCCTCCGGTTCCTCGCCGGCGTCCCGGGTTACGCGGCCAACTTCCGCCGCATGGGCTTCACTGCCGCCGACACCGCGGACCTGTCCGACCGCCTCATCGACGGCGTGACCGCGCACGGCGATTTCGACACGGTCGTGGCCCGGCTGCGCGAGTACCGCTCCGCCGGTGCCGACCAGGTGGTCGTCTCCCTCGACGGGCTGCCCAGGGAGTGGCAGCGCGACCTGGTGACAGCGCTGGCTTAG
- a CDS encoding PPOX class F420-dependent oxidoreductase, with protein MREMTRDEWWAFASEGTRTGMLGIVRANGAPIVTPIWFLLNEGPDGAEIVFTTGTDTLKGKALRRDPRLSLAVDDQKPPYSYVQFTAEATLHHDLGEMLDWAARLGARYMGADLAEAYGKRNAVPEESLVRAKITKVIARADIAG; from the coding sequence ATGCGTGAGATGACCAGGGACGAGTGGTGGGCGTTCGCGAGCGAGGGCACGCGGACGGGGATGCTGGGGATCGTGCGCGCGAACGGCGCCCCGATCGTCACGCCGATCTGGTTTCTGCTGAACGAGGGCCCCGACGGTGCCGAAATCGTGTTCACGACGGGCACGGACACCTTGAAGGGCAAGGCGTTGCGCCGCGACCCGCGCCTGTCGCTGGCGGTCGACGACCAGAAGCCGCCGTACTCCTACGTGCAGTTCACCGCCGAGGCGACACTGCACCACGACCTCGGCGAGATGCTGGACTGGGCCGCCCGCCTCGGCGCTCGCTACATGGGCGCCGACCTGGCCGAGGCGTACGGCAAGCGCAACGCGGTGCCGGAGGAATCCCTCGTCCGGGCGAAGATCACGAAGGTGATCGCCCGCGCGGACATCGCCGGCTGA
- a CDS encoding TetR/AcrR family transcriptional regulator has product MGTKGVPRGERESQILAAGTEEFGRAGYAGASMVAIARRVGVTKPLLYQYFGSKDGLYLACLHRAGDRLTDGVAETMAAGGEPDRMPLAVLAAIFATFDHDRYAWKLLRDPTVPGTGDIAASAAGYRERLDAFALVGAGRLLASRGLPDPLDTEAVAHVWTGVVDSLIGWWIDRPGETAASMTRRCERVMASLFGW; this is encoded by the coding sequence GTGGGGACGAAGGGTGTGCCGCGCGGCGAACGCGAGTCGCAGATCCTCGCGGCAGGCACCGAGGAATTCGGCCGGGCCGGGTACGCGGGCGCGTCGATGGTGGCGATCGCGCGCCGGGTGGGCGTCACGAAACCGTTGCTGTACCAGTACTTCGGCTCCAAGGACGGCCTGTACCTCGCGTGCCTGCACCGGGCGGGCGACCGGCTCACCGACGGCGTCGCCGAGACCATGGCCGCCGGCGGCGAACCCGACCGCATGCCGCTCGCGGTGCTGGCCGCGATCTTCGCGACCTTCGACCACGACCGCTACGCCTGGAAGCTCCTGCGCGACCCCACGGTGCCGGGCACGGGTGACATCGCGGCCTCGGCCGCCGGCTACCGCGAGCGGCTCGACGCGTTCGCTCTCGTGGGTGCCGGCCGGTTGCTGGCGTCACGCGGCTTGCCCGACCCGCTCGACACCGAGGCTGTCGCGCACGTCTGGACCGGAGTCGTCGACTCGCTGATCGGGTGGTGGATCGACCGGCCCGGCGAGACGGCCGCGTCGATGACCCGGCGCTGTGAACGCGTGATGGCGAGCCTGTTCGGCTGGTGA
- a CDS encoding sterol desaturase family protein, with translation MADFLAHLRDPVLYAIPVFLLFVVVEIVAVHVLGRDDGVVGYSVADTRTSMLMGAVALGVNALFRLVMLVVFAVLFELAPVKFDPRDWWTWVLMLLGQELVFYAYHRASHRVRLLWAGHQVHHSSEHYNFSTALRQKWTPYCQLPFWSVLALCGIPPWLILTGLSIDLVYQFFVHTEKVGKLPRWFEFVFNTPSHHRVHHGGDAEYLDANYGGILIVWDRLFGSFVPEGKRPTYGLTKNIETHNLLKVGFHEYGSILRDVRRATTWRGRAGYVFGPPGRQPAGAETAAVA, from the coding sequence GTGGCCGACTTCCTGGCGCACCTGCGTGATCCGGTGCTCTACGCGATCCCGGTGTTCCTGCTGTTCGTGGTAGTGGAGATCGTCGCGGTGCACGTGCTCGGCCGCGACGACGGCGTGGTCGGCTACAGCGTCGCGGACACCCGGACGAGCATGCTGATGGGCGCGGTCGCGCTCGGCGTCAACGCGCTGTTCCGGCTCGTGATGCTGGTGGTGTTCGCCGTGCTGTTCGAGCTCGCGCCGGTGAAGTTCGACCCGCGCGACTGGTGGACTTGGGTGCTCATGCTGCTCGGGCAGGAGCTCGTGTTCTACGCCTACCACCGCGCGAGCCACCGCGTGCGGCTGTTGTGGGCGGGGCACCAGGTGCACCACTCGAGCGAGCACTACAACTTCTCGACCGCGTTGCGGCAGAAGTGGACCCCGTACTGCCAGCTGCCGTTCTGGTCCGTGCTGGCGCTGTGCGGGATCCCGCCGTGGCTGATCCTGACGGGACTGTCGATCGACCTCGTGTACCAGTTCTTCGTGCACACGGAGAAGGTCGGCAAGCTGCCGCGCTGGTTCGAGTTCGTGTTCAACACCCCTTCGCACCACCGCGTGCACCACGGCGGCGACGCCGAGTACCTCGACGCGAACTACGGCGGCATCCTCATCGTGTGGGACCGGCTGTTCGGCAGCTTCGTCCCCGAGGGCAAGCGGCCGACGTACGGGCTGACGAAGAACATCGAGACGCATAACTTGCTAAAGGTCGGGTTCCACGAGTACGGCTCGATCCTGCGCGACGTCCGCCGCGCGACGACGTGGCGCGGGCGGGCCGGGTACGTGTTCGGCCCGCCCGGCCGGCAGCCGGCCGGTGCTGAAACAGCCGCCGTCGCGTGA
- the whiA gene encoding DNA-binding protein WhiA: MAMTAAVKDELSRLEITKVGPRRAEVASLLRFAGGLHIVAGRVVVEAELDTGSVARRLRKEIHELYGHQSDVHVITASGGLRKGTRYVVRVVKDGEGLARQTGLIDQRGRPVRGLPAAVVSGGVADAEAAWRGAFLAHGSLTEPGRSSSLEVTCPGPEAALALVGAARRMGIQAKSREVRGADRVVVRDGDAIGALLTRLGAHASVLQWEERRMRREVRATANRLANFDDANLRRSARAAVAAAARVERALEILGDTAPDHLLAAGKLRLSNRQASLEELGQLSDPQMTKDAVAGRIRRLLAMADKRAKELSIPDTESAVTAEMLEDEGA; this comes from the coding sequence ATGGCGATGACCGCCGCGGTGAAGGACGAACTCAGCAGGCTCGAGATCACGAAGGTGGGGCCACGCCGGGCGGAGGTCGCATCGCTGCTTCGCTTCGCGGGCGGGCTGCACATCGTGGCCGGCCGCGTGGTGGTGGAAGCCGAGCTCGACACGGGCTCCGTGGCGCGGCGGCTGCGCAAGGAGATCCACGAGCTCTACGGACACCAGTCCGACGTGCACGTGATCACCGCCAGCGGCGGCCTGCGCAAGGGCACGCGCTACGTCGTGCGCGTCGTCAAGGACGGCGAGGGCCTCGCCCGCCAGACCGGGTTGATCGATCAGCGCGGGCGCCCTGTGCGCGGCCTGCCCGCCGCCGTCGTCTCCGGTGGGGTCGCCGACGCGGAAGCCGCGTGGCGCGGTGCGTTCCTGGCGCACGGTTCGCTGACCGAGCCGGGCCGTTCGTCGTCGCTCGAGGTCACCTGCCCGGGCCCGGAAGCCGCGCTGGCGCTCGTCGGCGCCGCCCGCCGCATGGGCATCCAGGCCAAGTCCCGCGAAGTCCGCGGCGCCGACCGCGTCGTCGTGCGCGACGGTGACGCCATCGGTGCCTTGCTGACGCGCCTCGGCGCGCACGCGAGCGTGCTGCAGTGGGAAGAACGCCGCATGCGCCGCGAAGTCCGCGCCACGGCCAACCGCCTCGCCAACTTCGACGACGCCAACCTGCGCCGCTCGGCCCGCGCGGCCGTCGCGGCGGCCGCCCGGGTCGAACGCGCCCTCGAAATCCTCGGCGACACCGCCCCGGACCACCTGCTGGCCGCGGGCAAGCTGCGCCTGTCGAACCGCCAGGCGTCCCTCGAGGAACTCGGCCAGCTCTCCGACCCCCAGATGACGAAGGACGCGGTCGCCGGGCGCATCCGCCGGTTGCTCGCCATGGCGGACAAGCGGGCGAAGGAGCTGAGCATCCCGGACACGGAGTCGGCCGTGACGGCGGAGATGCTCGAAGACGAAGGCGCCTGA
- the yvcK gene encoding uridine diphosphate-N-acetylglucosamine-binding protein YvcK, translating to MRAVALGGGHGLHATLTALRRVTREVTAVVTVADDGGSSGRLRRELGLLPPGDLRQAFAAFAAEDGGALWAEVFQHRFGGDGALAGHAVGNLLLAGLFEVLGDPVAALDEASRLMGISGRVLPMSPEPLEIEAEVSGLDSEDLDAVRRIRGQVAVASTPGQVHRISLHPAARQARPPHGCPEAIDAVLGADVVFLGPGSWFTSVLPHVLVPDLHDALVRTKATKVVVLNLVPQPGETAGFSPERHLDVLFEHAPALRVDAVIADRDSVPDPASLRRAAERLGGRAHLGAVADPVVEGRHDPDALARCMREALGLDGGTSGHCG from the coding sequence GTGCGCGCTGTCGCGCTCGGTGGCGGACACGGACTGCACGCGACGCTGACCGCGTTGCGGCGGGTCACCCGTGAGGTCACGGCGGTGGTCACCGTCGCCGACGACGGGGGCTCGTCCGGGCGGTTGCGCCGCGAACTGGGCCTCCTCCCGCCGGGCGATCTGCGGCAGGCGTTCGCGGCCTTCGCCGCGGAGGACGGCGGCGCGCTGTGGGCCGAGGTGTTCCAGCACCGCTTCGGCGGCGACGGCGCGCTGGCCGGCCACGCGGTGGGCAACCTGCTGCTGGCCGGCCTGTTCGAGGTGCTCGGTGATCCCGTCGCGGCGCTCGACGAGGCGAGCCGGTTGATGGGGATTTCGGGGCGTGTGCTGCCGATGTCGCCGGAACCGCTGGAGATCGAGGCCGAGGTGAGTGGTCTCGACAGCGAGGACCTCGACGCGGTGCGCCGGATCCGGGGCCAGGTCGCGGTGGCGAGCACGCCCGGCCAGGTGCACCGGATCAGCCTGCACCCGGCCGCGCGCCAGGCACGGCCGCCGCACGGCTGCCCGGAGGCCATCGACGCGGTGCTGGGCGCCGACGTCGTGTTCCTCGGGCCCGGGTCGTGGTTCACGAGCGTGCTGCCGCACGTGCTCGTGCCGGATCTGCACGACGCGCTCGTGCGCACGAAGGCCACGAAGGTGGTGGTCCTCAACCTTGTCCCCCAGCCGGGGGAAACTGCCGGATTCTCACCTGAGCGGCATCTGGACGTACTCTTCGAACACGCCCCCGCGCTGCGGGTCGACGCCGTGATCGCGGATCGCGATTCCGTGCCCGACCCGGCGAGTCTGCGCCGGGCGGCGGAGCGGCTCGGCGGCCGCGCCCACCTAGGGGCGGTGGCCGACCCGGTGGTGGAGGGACGGCATGATCCTGATGCGCTCGCCCGGTGCATGCGAGAGGCTCTCGGCCTCGACGGGGGAACCAGCGGGCACTGTGGCTGA